In one window of Ruminococcus albus AD2013 DNA:
- a CDS encoding AraC family transcriptional regulator — translation MFYINRMGCSCKHDGNFVLDQPRGYEGHLMLFVKTKAVFVINGETINVEPNTFIIYDKNSPQYYKACDDEYINDWIQFECSEDISSGVDIRYDTPIFIGESIDVASYFTLIADCYYRRNNLQTAGFLIKALLSEVFSENGKQEDSGIVHYRELLDLRRRIYAQPAEEWSVEKMAHLISVSEPYLHLLYKKAFGVTCNADVINSRIESAKHYLAYTDRTVEDIAFTCGYKNAVHFSRQFKQSTTLSPSEWRKNNSVV, via the coding sequence ATGTTTTATATCAACCGTATGGGCTGCAGTTGTAAGCATGACGGAAATTTTGTATTGGATCAGCCCCGCGGCTATGAGGGTCACCTCATGCTATTTGTCAAGACCAAGGCAGTATTCGTGATAAACGGCGAGACCATAAATGTTGAACCCAACACGTTTATAATATATGATAAAAATTCACCGCAGTATTATAAAGCCTGCGATGATGAGTATATCAACGACTGGATACAGTTTGAATGCAGCGAGGATATATCATCGGGTGTCGATATCAGGTACGATACACCTATATTTATCGGCGAATCCATCGACGTTGCAAGCTATTTCACACTTATCGCTGATTGCTATTACAGAAGAAATAATCTCCAGACAGCAGGCTTTCTCATCAAAGCACTGCTTTCAGAAGTTTTTTCGGAAAACGGCAAGCAGGAGGATTCAGGCATAGTACATTACCGCGAACTCCTCGACCTGCGCCGCAGGATATATGCCCAGCCAGCAGAGGAATGGAGCGTTGAAAAAATGGCACACCTGATAAGTGTCAGTGAACCTTATCTCCATCTGCTGTATAAAAAAGCTTTTGGTGTTACCTGTAATGCAGACGTTATCAACAGCCGTATCGAATCAGCGAAGCATTACCTCGCATATACAGATAGAACTGTTGAGGATATCGCATTTACCTGCGGCTATAAAAACGCCGTGCATTTTTCAAGACAGTTCAAACAATCCACTACCCTCTCACCAAGTGAGTGGAGGAAGAATAACTCCGTAGTGTGA
- a CDS encoding CAP domain-containing protein, whose amino-acid sequence MNLKKAANVKNIICLAVVAALGVGIIVVEKKGGKDIKSKNDSKSSSSSSSKGETVIGEDGREKVILSAEIPELSCESIDFGENVVFADTEGNYSFMENGSSVKDIAVQDDSGAEIVFSKEDGKLVLTRDDQPAAGFVYENHMIELKDGKLYIDSSPVEYKATSFSSYRLSKDYVIECTDKGKYRLKDNDGKITDECELKDSTGAKIKIKADDEGFYTEGVNDGLFYNVYRLGDDLLTTSWSNVLYINGQELVPYGYTDDYVNPDIKVDIDKVDIEAKRPPIDYGAAATANGDISALTEEMLGYVNEIRKQYDMPMVYGLDELDKASQVRADELAQDYSHTRPGEDGNAYNTVLTDEGLIWWRSGENIAKGGSNAREVFDSWISSEKHRAVILDPDMKYLSLAKSEGDGENYWELLMFNDCYVPVEGAE is encoded by the coding sequence AAGTCAAAGAATGACAGCAAGTCATCTAGCAGCAGTTCATCAAAGGGTGAAACTGTTATCGGTGAGGACGGCCGTGAGAAAGTGATACTTTCGGCAGAGATACCCGAGCTTAGCTGTGAGTCCATCGATTTCGGCGAAAATGTAGTATTTGCTGATACCGAGGGTAATTACTCCTTTATGGAAAACGGCAGCAGTGTCAAAGACATAGCTGTTCAGGATGACAGCGGTGCTGAGATAGTGTTCTCGAAAGAGGACGGCAAGCTGGTACTGACGAGAGACGATCAGCCTGCGGCCGGATTTGTTTATGAAAATCACATGATCGAACTGAAAGACGGCAAGCTGTACATTGACAGCAGTCCTGTTGAATACAAGGCTACGTCATTTTCATCATACAGACTCAGCAAGGATTACGTTATTGAGTGTACAGATAAGGGCAAGTACAGGCTGAAAGACAACGACGGCAAGATCACCGATGAATGCGAGCTGAAAGACAGCACAGGCGCTAAGATAAAGATCAAGGCTGACGATGAGGGCTTCTACACCGAGGGTGTGAACGATGGTCTGTTTTACAATGTATACAGGCTAGGTGATGATCTGCTGACGACATCGTGGAGCAATGTGCTTTACATCAACGGACAGGAGCTTGTGCCTTACGGTTACACGGATGATTATGTAAATCCCGATATCAAGGTAGATATCGACAAGGTGGATATTGAAGCTAAGAGACCTCCGATAGATTACGGTGCAGCGGCTACGGCTAACGGTGATATAAGTGCGCTTACCGAAGAGATGCTGGGTTATGTCAACGAGATAAGGAAGCAGTACGATATGCCTATGGTATACGGACTTGACGAGTTGGACAAGGCATCGCAGGTAAGGGCTGATGAACTGGCACAGGATTACAGTCACACAAGACCCGGTGAAGATGGGAATGCATACAACACGGTGCTGACAGATGAGGGACTTATCTGGTGGCGCAGTGGTGAGAACATTGCTAAGGGCGGCAGCAATGCAAGGGAAGTATTTGACAGCTGGATAAGCTCGGAAAAGCACAGGGCAGTTATACTTGACCCTGATATGAAGTATCTATCTTTGGCGAAGTCTGAGGGTGATGGTGAGAATTACTGGGAGCTTCTGATGTTCAACGATTGTTATGTACCTGTTGAGGGAGCGGAATAA